A region of Malaciobacter marinus DNA encodes the following proteins:
- a CDS encoding Gfo/Idh/MocA family protein, producing MSSNVVKIGLLGVGKMGQNHLRNLAMLKQLEIAFIFDFDKEVCEKMSKLYNVPISQNLDEDLQKVDGVVIVTPTFTHADYIKQVSKYVKNIFVEKPLTDTLESSKEIVELTKKLNLNIQVGFIERYNSAVVALEKVIKNSNNIINIDFSRTNKVSSRITDVDVIIDLMIHDIDLALTFNGKPKKVEAHGYVKDGMAEYARAIITHENGSFSNVVASRITEKRIRHISATCDDMYIDCNLLSKEVHVNKQSIEQYLDNVSISSKSETVDVRPQEGLLLELMDFVKICQGENVKVANEDDGLLAMEVANEVQKQIMEANK from the coding sequence ATGAGTAGTAATGTTGTAAAAATAGGGCTTTTAGGTGTTGGTAAGATGGGACAAAACCATCTTAGAAATCTTGCTATGTTAAAGCAATTAGAAATAGCTTTTATATTTGACTTTGATAAAGAGGTTTGTGAAAAAATGTCTAAACTATATAATGTACCTATTTCACAAAACCTTGATGAAGATTTGCAAAAAGTAGATGGGGTAGTTATAGTTACTCCTACTTTTACACATGCAGATTATATAAAACAAGTATCAAAATACGTAAAAAATATATTTGTAGAAAAACCATTAACTGATACTCTTGAATCTAGTAAAGAAATTGTAGAACTTACGAAAAAATTAAATCTTAATATACAAGTTGGATTTATAGAAAGATATAATTCTGCAGTTGTTGCTCTTGAAAAAGTAATAAAAAATAGTAATAACATTATAAATATAGATTTTTCTAGAACTAATAAAGTTAGTTCTAGAATTACAGATGTTGATGTAATAATTGATTTAATGATTCATGATATTGATTTAGCACTTACTTTTAATGGAAAACCTAAAAAAGTTGAGGCTCATGGATATGTAAAAGATGGTATGGCTGAATATGCAAGAGCTATAATAACACATGAAAATGGTTCATTTTCTAATGTTGTAGCAAGCAGAATTACTGAAAAAAGAATAAGACATATAAGTGCTACTTGTGATGATATGTATATTGATTGTAATTTACTTAGTAAAGAAGTTCATGTAAATAAACAATCAATAGAACAATATCTTGATAATGTATCAATTTCTTCAAAATCTGAAACAGTTGATGTTAGACCGCAAGAAGGACTATTACTTGAACTTATGGATTTTGTAAAAATTTGTCAAGGTGAAAATGTAAAAGTAGCTAATGAAGATGATGGATTACTTGCTATGGAAGTAGCCAATGAAGTACAAAAACAAATTATGGAAGCAAATAAATGA
- a CDS encoding dTDP-glucose 4,6-dehydratase has protein sequence MRPNIKNSTILVTGGAGFIGSHLVDRLINEGASEVIVVDNLFVGSEDNLKDAISKGAILYKDDIEITSSLDYIFEKHDIDIVFNCATKALNYSFVNPKNAFDTNVNGVLNILEHQRKGHFKTLVHFSTSEVYGSAVYEPMDEKHPVKPTTTYAAGKAAADIAIHSWVNMFDLDVFIVRPFNNYGPRQNYKGYLAGVIPITAYRILKGISPEIHGSGLQTRDFIYVEDTVDAIIKLYPLMEKADSINISTDGQISMKEVIYNIADIMNFKGDIINKPERGADVKSHNASNKKVKSMIDYQLTPFDEGLKKTIEWYKENIK, from the coding sequence ATGAGACCAAATATAAAAAATAGCACTATTCTTGTAACAGGTGGAGCAGGATTTATAGGAAGTCACTTAGTTGATAGGCTTATCAATGAAGGTGCGAGTGAAGTAATTGTAGTAGATAATCTTTTTGTTGGAAGTGAAGACAATTTAAAAGATGCTATTTCAAAAGGAGCTATACTTTATAAAGATGATATTGAGATAACTTCATCACTAGATTATATTTTTGAAAAGCATGATATTGATATTGTATTTAATTGTGCTACAAAAGCTTTAAATTACTCTTTTGTAAATCCTAAAAATGCATTTGATACAAATGTGAATGGTGTATTAAATATTTTAGAACACCAAAGAAAAGGACATTTTAAAACACTTGTCCATTTTTCTACTTCTGAAGTGTATGGAAGTGCCGTATATGAGCCAATGGATGAAAAACATCCTGTAAAGCCAACTACAACATATGCAGCAGGAAAAGCAGCAGCTGATATTGCTATTCATAGCTGGGTAAATATGTTTGATTTAGATGTTTTTATAGTAAGGCCTTTTAATAATTATGGTCCAAGACAAAATTATAAAGGTTATTTAGCAGGAGTTATTCCTATTACAGCATATAGAATATTAAAAGGAATAAGTCCTGAAATACATGGTAGTGGATTACAAACAAGAGATTTTATATATGTAGAAGATACTGTAGATGCTATTATAAAGCTTTATCCACTTATGGAAAAAGCAGATAGTATAAATATATCAACTGATGGTCAAATTTCAATGAAAGAAGTAATTTATAATATAGCTGATATTATGAATTTTAAAGGTGATATTATTAATAAACCTGAAAGAGGTGCAGATGTAAAATCACATAATGCAAGTAATAAAAAAGTGAAATCTATGATTGATTACCAATTAACGCCATTTGACGAAGGACTTAAAAAAACAATTGAATGGTATAAGGAAAATATAAAATGA
- a CDS encoding DegT/DnrJ/EryC1/StrS family aminotransferase encodes MIKLIKPYISFEEVQNEFKQIFDSGWFTKGKFVEEFRNEIKYYTRAEYCYLTTSATTALTMALKAIDVKAGDEIILSDFSFPATSNVVEDIGATPIFADVDLNTFNMLPKQLECKITSKTKAVIFVDALGNPSGIHEIKKICEKYNLPLIEDGACAIGSSEFGVRCGNIADITCFSFHPRKLLTTGEGGAITFNDSKFVDFFEIKLNHGAKVVNGKFDFVDYGYNYRVPELQCVMGIKQVKKLDKIVKSRNLIREQYIQLLEPLGFQVQQISRDVVYNVQSLVFKVPENINRDELIKYLKQQNIESTIGTYCLSRGTYYAKKYNDVQPNAKYLEENTITLPCYDEVDIKYISEKIKEFV; translated from the coding sequence ATGATAAAGCTTATAAAACCTTATATATCTTTTGAAGAAGTTCAAAATGAATTTAAGCAAATCTTCGATAGTGGGTGGTTTACAAAAGGTAAATTTGTAGAAGAATTTAGAAATGAAATTAAATATTACACAAGAGCTGAGTATTGTTATCTTACAACTTCTGCTACTACAGCTCTTACTATGGCTCTTAAAGCCATTGATGTAAAGGCTGGTGATGAAATAATATTATCAGATTTTTCTTTTCCTGCAACATCAAATGTAGTAGAAGATATTGGTGCAACACCAATTTTTGCAGATGTTGATTTGAATACTTTTAATATGCTTCCAAAACAATTGGAATGTAAAATTACTTCAAAAACAAAAGCAGTTATATTTGTAGATGCTCTTGGAAATCCTAGTGGAATTCATGAGATTAAAAAGATATGTGAAAAATATAATTTACCACTTATAGAAGATGGAGCTTGTGCGATAGGAAGTAGTGAGTTTGGTGTGAGATGTGGAAATATAGCAGATATTACCTGCTTTAGTTTTCATCCTAGAAAATTACTTACTACTGGCGAAGGTGGAGCTATAACTTTCAATGACTCAAAATTTGTAGATTTTTTCGAAATCAAATTAAATCATGGTGCAAAAGTTGTGAATGGTAAGTTTGATTTTGTAGATTATGGATACAACTATAGAGTACCAGAACTTCAATGTGTAATGGGAATAAAACAAGTTAAAAAACTAGATAAGATAGTAAAATCAAGAAATTTGATAAGAGAACAATATATTCAATTACTAGAGCCGTTAGGTTTTCAAGTACAACAAATATCTCGTGATGTAGTTTACAATGTCCAATCTTTAGTCTTTAAAGTACCAGAAAATATAAATAGAGATGAATTGATTAAATACTTAAAACAACAAAATATTGAAAGTACTATTGGTACTTATTGTTTAAGTCGAGGAACTTACTATGCTAAAAAATATAACGATGTTCAACCAAATGCAAAATATTTAGAGGAGAATACTATTACATTACCTTGTTATGATGAGGTAGATATAAAGTATATTTCTGAAAAAATCAAAGAGTTTGTATGA